A window of the Henckelia pumila isolate YLH828 chromosome 3, ASM3356847v2, whole genome shotgun sequence genome harbors these coding sequences:
- the LOC140893172 gene encoding uncharacterized protein, with product MANAKHHFYILLFLLLFCAALLLLQPRHGVVKAYFISKPANEGGLYLKEGNPRRYLIGSVAPTCTYNECRGCKYKCRAEQVPVEGNDPINSAYHYKCVCHR from the exons ATGGCAAATGCAAAACATCACTTCTATATCTTGCTCTTCCTCCTCTTGTTTTGTGCTGCATTATTATTGCTTCAACCCCGACATG GTGTGGTTAAAGCTTATTTTATCTCAAAACCGGCAAACGAAGGAGGACTATATCTCAAG GAGGGCAATCCGAGAAGATATTTGATTGGGTCCGTAGCTCCAACGTGCACCTACAATGAATGCAGAGGATGCAAGTACAAGTGCAGAGCCGAGCAGGTTCCGGTTGAAGGTAACGATCCGATAAACAGCGCATACCACTATAAATGTGTTTGTCACAGATGA